In a single window of the Microscilla marina ATCC 23134 genome:
- a CDS encoding Kelch repeat-containing protein → MKKQLLVYISALVFIVAACAKKNEEPQPVTSVPDGDGYDIVSIVPANGKVGDEVVITTNQIQDVARVTIHGLRASISTIENEKITVTIPQYATSGKVKLEVRDKALEAESKDDFVVEYPANQLAFVGGDTRYGASGFAIGTKIYMGLGFRGQDDFWEYDTQTNAWKQLANFPGGKRGFAVSFVIDGKGYMGTGRLYNTSANTSTWYKDFWQYDPATDQWTKKADFAGSARTEAVGFAINGKGYIGTGLDERGNQNDMWEYNPTIDRWTQMADLTDDNFFGLSRKQAVCFVINNKAYIGTGNTDRKDFWEFTPTATDQWRKVADFGGVGRGSALAFTISGKGYVGTGYTESGYKNDMWQYDPATDQWTKKTDFSGGQRIWAIGFAIGNKAYIGTGWGLNNYTSSYSPMRDFWQYTP, encoded by the coding sequence ATGAAAAAACAGTTATTAGTTTACATCAGCGCATTAGTTTTTATAGTAGCGGCTTGTGCCAAAAAAAATGAAGAGCCTCAGCCAGTGACAAGTGTACCCGATGGTGATGGTTACGACATTGTCTCAATTGTGCCTGCCAATGGTAAAGTGGGTGACGAGGTAGTAATTACTACCAACCAAATACAGGATGTGGCAAGGGTAACCATTCATGGGCTTAGAGCCAGTATTTCTACAATTGAAAATGAAAAAATCACTGTAACTATTCCACAGTATGCCACCAGTGGCAAAGTAAAACTGGAAGTACGTGACAAAGCATTGGAAGCCGAAAGTAAGGACGATTTTGTTGTAGAATATCCTGCCAATCAACTTGCTTTTGTGGGTGGTGATACTCGCTATGGTGCCAGTGGATTTGCCATAGGTACTAAAATATATATGGGTTTAGGGTTTCGGGGTCAAGACGATTTCTGGGAGTACGATACTCAAACCAATGCCTGGAAACAACTGGCGAACTTTCCGGGAGGCAAACGTGGCTTTGCGGTAAGTTTTGTGATAGATGGCAAAGGGTATATGGGTACAGGGCGCCTCTATAACACAAGTGCTAACACCTCTACCTGGTACAAAGATTTTTGGCAGTATGATCCTGCGACCGATCAATGGACAAAAAAAGCCGATTTTGCAGGTTCAGCACGCACCGAAGCAGTAGGCTTTGCCATCAATGGTAAGGGGTATATAGGTACAGGACTTGACGAAAGAGGCAACCAAAATGACATGTGGGAGTATAACCCAACCATTGATCGTTGGACACAGATGGCTGATCTTACAGATGATAACTTTTTTGGGTTAAGTCGTAAGCAAGCAGTATGTTTTGTAATTAATAATAAAGCTTATATAGGTACTGGCAATACTGATCGCAAGGATTTTTGGGAGTTTACTCCTACGGCTACAGATCAATGGCGTAAGGTGGCCGATTTTGGTGGAGTAGGGCGTGGTAGTGCTTTGGCATTTACCATCAGTGGCAAAGGCTATGTAGGCACAGGGTATACAGAGTCGGGCTATAAAAACGATATGTGGCAGTATGATCCTGCGACCGATCAGTGGACAAAAAAAACGGACTTTAGTGGTGGTCAAAGAATTTGGGCAATAGGTTTTGCCATAGGCAATAAGGCTTACATTGGTACAGGTTGGGGCTTAAATAATTATACCAGCAGCTATAGCCCAATGCGTGATTTTTGGCAGTATACTCCTTAA